The following nucleotide sequence is from uncultured Erythrobacter sp..
CGATATGAGTCGCTGTGACAGTTGCACCAGGCAATCCCGGCGCACGCTGGATCGGCACGTCTTCATCGGTTGCGCGCTGGTTCGCACGCGCCCCTTCGAGCGTGGGATTGGTGTTGTAAGCTTCAACCAGCGCTTCACGCAGCGTGTCAGCCTGCGCGGGGGCGCCCAAAACTAGCGCTGAGCCCGCGGCGCCAAGTGCCAACTTTCGCAGGTGGCTGGCAGAACTCACGAGAAAGACCAGCTTTTCGGTTTGGCGAACGCGTCAAGCACCGGAATTCCGAGATCTTCGACGGGTAGCAGCGATACTTTGCCAGCGATCTTGCGACCCGATGCAAGGCGGGTGACTTCGCGCAACAGCAGACCGGAAACGATCCGGCCATCATCTTCGATGCAGTCTGCGAGACCACCGGGAAGCTGTTCGATGGCACCGTCGACCAAGACGAGCGAATATGACTTGTCGGTTGTGAAATCGGAGGCAGCATCCTTGGCGCTCACAGTGTCGACATGCGCGACGAGCGGGCGCAGTAGTTCAGCGAGGTATCCGGTTCCGCCTTCGACGACGAGCACACGGTCATCGGGCATGGGCGAGGCTTCGATCAGCAATTTTCCGTAGAACAGGGGCGAGGCGAGATAGCCACCATCGCCGAGCGGAATTGCGCGGTCGATATAGGCGATTTCAGCCTTTCCCTCTGGCAGGAACTCTTCGCGCGGCACGGCAATCATTCGGCCGAGCACGAATTCTTCGTTCACACCGCTAGTGCGCAGCTGGCTATCGATCATAGCCTTGCGTGCGGCAGCGGTGTCAAAAGATGCGGCGATATTGGTCATTTGCACTCCGAATAACTGTATTAGATGGGCAATACAGTACGTCAACCCTTCCTATACATCGCGGCGTTCGGTTCCAAGAGCTTTGACGTGTCCGATCCGCAGTGCTTATGGGACCCCGCAATCGACCGGGACAAGGAACGCTTCGATGAGTGACATTCAAAACGACGGCAAGATTTTTGGCGCTACGGGCACAGTTAGGGTCGAAACCGATTCGCTAGGTGAGGTTGCGGTACCGGCGGACGCACATTGGGGTGCCCAGACTCAGCGTAGTCTTGCGAACTTTGCGATTGGCACCGAAACGATGCCAGTGCCGTTGGTAAAGGCGCTTGGAATTCAAAAGCAGTCGTCGGCGAGAGCGAATATGGAACTCGGCGTGCTCGATGCGAAGCTGGGTGATGCCATCGT
It contains:
- a CDS encoding protein-L-isoaspartate O-methyltransferase — translated: MTNIAASFDTAAARKAMIDSQLRTSGVNEEFVLGRMIAVPREEFLPEGKAEIAYIDRAIPLGDGGYLASPLFYGKLLIEASPMPDDRVLVVEGGTGYLAELLRPLVAHVDTVSAKDAASDFTTDKSYSLVLVDGAIEQLPGGLADCIEDDGRIVSGLLLREVTRLASGRKIAGKVSLLPVEDLGIPVLDAFAKPKSWSFS